The Mycolicibacterium mucogenicum DSM 44124 genomic sequence ACTGCGGCCCAGACGATCTCGTCACCGTTACTGCCGCGGACGCCCGAAGGAAGGCCGCCAGCGCCGGCCGAGAGAACGTCGTAGAACTGAACAAGACCATCCGCCCCAAGCGTGCTCGGATCCTCAGCGATGACGATTGAACCGCAGCGCCGGAACACCGTTCGCGGGCGACCCAAGGTCACGGACGGATCAATGGAGTGCGCTCGCTGTCACCGCGAGATGCGGCGCACGGCAGCAACATGGCCAGACGGCCGCATCTGCAACTCCTGCTACTACGAAGCAACCAGCCTCTACGGCGACTGTCCCAGCTGCGGATTCCACCGCCTTTTGCCCGGCCGACTGGACATCGGCGATCAAGCGGTGTGTCGAGACTGCGCACGTATCCGCCAGAACTTCCACTGCACGTCGTGCAACGACGAGCGGCGACCCTACCGCGGCAACGTATGCGCACGTTGCAGCCTCCGCGAAAACCTTGAGCGAGCGTTCCTCCACCCGGACTCCCCCGCGAGCTTCACACATCTCATCGACGCCCTGTGCGCAGCCGATCGCGCCGAGAGCATAATCACTTGGAAACGATCGGACAAGGTTCAGGCACTCCTTCGTTCCCTCGGAGACGGCACCACTCCCCTCACCCACGACGGACTGGACCAGTACGAGCCCAGGGGCCGGCACGTCGAGCACCTTCGGGCCATCCTTCAGCACCATGAGGTGTTGCAGGCCCGTGACAAGTACCTTGCCTACTTCGAGCGGTGGATCGACGACAAGCTCCACCCAGTATCAGACCCCGAGATCGCCAGACCGATCAGACAGTTCGCCACCTGGCACCACCTCAAACGAATCAACGATATTGCGCTCGCCGGAAAGCCAACCCGTGGGCCCGTTCACGCCTCGAAGCAGGACATCACCGAAGCACTGAAGTTCCTTGAGTGGCTTCGCGACGAACACGGACGGACCATCGCCAACTGCACACAGCAAGATGTGGACCAGTGGGTCACAACCGGTCCGACAACGCGGCACCTCATCCGGACATTCATCATCTGGTGCGAAAAAATGCGGGTCAACCGATCAATCACCCTCGGGCATCGGCAGGCCAAGACGGTCCGAGCGCTCACGCAAGACCAGCGACTTGAGTGGATTCGCGAGCTCCTGTCCGGCGACAGCGAATCGCTCCCCTACCGCGTCGCCGGAACCCTGCTACTCCTCTACGCCCAGCCACTCGTGAAGGTCGCAGCCATCCCGATGAGCAAGGTGCTCGTCGCTCCCGAGGGACTCTCGCTGGTCCTCGGTGTTACTCCGTCGCCCGTCCCCGAGCCCTTCGCTGACCTGCTCAAGAGGCACATCAATAGCCGGCCCAACCTCCGAACCGCTGGGGCAGACAATCCTTGGCTCTTTCCGGGAAACCGACCCGGCGAACACCTGCACCCCAACACCGTCATGGACCGTCTGCGGCGCTTCGGCATCGACCTGCTCGGCGCTCGAAACATCGCGTTGCGCGAACTCGTTACCCAGGTGCCTCCTCCGGTCGTGGCCGAAATGCTCGGCTACAGCGACCAAGTGGTACATCGGCATGCGGAACTCGCTGCGCAGCCATGGGGCAGGTACGTACCCGCATCTAGGCCAAGCACTTGATGACTCGACCAAAGGACACGTGACTGCGGAGAAGTTCGCTGAAAAGCCGCTCCAGTCGCTGAGCCCTCAGTACGAGGAGAAGCACCACGGCACCTACCTAAAGCGACTGGACCACGCGGTCAGCACCTTGAACGTGCGCGGACTGATCCCGACCAGACCGATCTCGGCCATGATCTTGGCGACAGTCTTTTCCGAAACCTGCTCACCGGCAGCCCGCAGATCAGCGGTGATCCGGGGTGACCCGTAGGTCCCACCGGAGTCGCGATGGTGTGCGACGACCTTCACGGTCAGATCGGCTTTCCGTTGCTCTCGATTAGTCAATTCCGTTGTATCCGACCGCTTCACACGCTTGTAGTAGCCAGAGGTCGAGACCCCCAGCAAGCGTGCCATTCGGGTGATCTCCGTGGTCGCGCACTCTGCCGCCATCAACTCGAACCGATCTACTTCAGTCCGTTGGCCGCAAAGTACGCCGAGGCTTTTTTAAGGAACGCGATGTCCTTTTCCTGCTCGGCGACCTGCTTTCGTAACCGCGCCAGCTCGGTGCGCTCGGCCGGGGTCAACGGCTCCTCGTTGCGGGCCGCCGCGGCCTCCACGCGACGCCGCTCGTCGGCGACCCACCGCCCCAGCAGGGCCTCGTTGAGACCCAGTTCGCGGGCGACCTCGGCGATGGTGCGCCCGGAATCGATCACCCGATGAGCGGCCTCGACCTTGTACTCGGTCGTAAACGACCGACGGGTTCGGGACATGGTGACATCCTTCCAGCAGGATCATCCAACCTGCTATCTCGATGTCCACCACCCGGGGGGAACCTCACGGGGCCTATCGGGGGTCAAACTGGTTACCAGCGACGCCCACGCCGGGCTGGTGGCCGCCATCGGCGCCACCCTGCCCGGCGCGGCCTGGCAGCGCTGCAGAACCCACTACACAACGAATCTGATGGCGCTGACCCCGAAAGCGTCATGGCCGTGGGTGCGCACCCTGTTGCATTCGGTGTTCGATCAACCTGACGCGGAATCTGTTGCCGCCCAGTATGACCGGATCATCGACGCGCTGTCCGACAAACTTCCCAAGGTGGCCGAGCACCTCGAAGCGGCCCGCCCGGACCTGCTCGCGTTCACCGCGTTCCCCAAGCAGATCTGGCGTCAGATCTGGTCCAACAATCCTCAGGAGCGCCTCAATAAGGAGATCCGCCGCCGCACCGACGTCGTCGGCATCTTCCCCGACCGCGACGCCCTCATCCGCCTCGTCGGCGCCGTGCTGGCCGAGCAACTCGACGAATGGGCCGAATCCCGGCGTTACCTCGGCCTCGACGTGCTGAGCAAATCACGCACCGTCAACAATACCCCGACCGAACAGGAGGCCACCCCCGCAGCACTGACCGACTGAACCATCACCTCGAAGAATCACACGACGAGGTCGTACACCACGTCCCTGGACTTGACCCCACTCTGCTGGACGCAACCCACGTTGCCGCAGAGTACGACCGGCAGAGGATTTCGCATCCAGTTCTCACCCGAAGTCGCAAGGCGACAACAATTATGAGCCTGTCAACCAGGGAGTCCAGCCTCGGGCCGCTCGGGTGGGTCAGGTCAACGTCCACGGTTCGGCAGGACGTTTCCGCATACGCTGGCGATTGAGGTTGGGGCACTCAGCTGCTCCCGCCGATGAACTCCCGGTCGGGAAGCGTCACCGGTTCAGTGGTGAGCACGCAGTGGGTCCGCTCGAAGATCGTCACCATGCACTTGTTGCAGTGCGTGCACAGCGAAGCGGCATCCCGGTCCTGCCGAATTCGGTTGAGCAGCGATGGGTCCCGCAGCAGTGCACGTGCCATGGCCACGAATTCGAAACCTTCACGCATCGCCATGTCCATGGTGGCTTTGGTGGTGATGCCGCCGAGCAGGATCAACGGCATCGACAGCTCGCGACGGAACTGGCGGGCGTGGTCGAGCAGATAGGCGTCCTGGTACGGGTAGCGCCGTAGGAAGGGCCGCCCGGCGGTACTCAACGCCCAGCTCAGCGGCGGCTGGAAGGTCCGCGCGAACTCGCTGCGTGGCGCATCGCCGCGGAAGTAGAACATCGGGTTGAGCAGTGAACTGCCCACGGTCAGCTCAAGCGCGTCGAGGGCACCGTCGTCCTGCAGCCACCGCCCGACCTGCAGACTCTCCTCGAGCCGCAACCCGCCGGCGACACCGTCGTCCATGCTGAGCTTGGCGATCACCGCGACTCGGTCTCCCACCGCTTCTCGCACGGCGATCGCGATCCGCCGGGCCAGCCGGGCACGGTTGACCAGACTTCCGCCGTAGTCGTCCCTGCGCCGGTTGAGCAGTGGACTGAGGAACGCACTCACCAGATAGTTGTGCGCGAAATGCAGTTCGACCCCGTCGAAGCCGGCCTCGACGGCCACTTCCGCCGCTCGGGCATGATCGGCGACCACCCGTGACAGTGCCGCGGAGTGGGGCCTTCGGGTGGCCCGCATGGCCAGCGGGCTGAACATGCGGCTCGGTGATATTGCGGCAACGCCGTTGGAGGCCGCGTTGGCGACGGGTCCCGCGTGACCCAACTGCGCGCACACTTTCGCGCCCTCGGCGTGGATGGCGTCGGTGAGCCGGGTCAGGTCTGGGACGATGTCCGGTCGCATCACGATCTGATCGCGTGCGGTGCGTCCCTCGGGGGCGACCGCACAGTACGCGACGGTGGTCATGCCCACCCCTCCGGCAGCCGGCGCGCGGTGGTAGGCGATCAAGTCGTCGGTGACTGCTCCTGCAGGACTGCGCGCCTCGAACGTCGCCGCCTTGATCACCCGGTTGCGCAGCGTGATCGGCCCGAGCGTCGCGGGCGCGAACACGTCGGTGGCTGGGCCGCTCATCGGTTCACCGCCGGTGCCGACAGCCCTGCCGAGACCACCGTGCACAGCGTGTCCACTTGTCGGCCGGTCAATCTCCTATCCCCGGCGAGTGGATCACCGAACTGCACGAAGATGAGTTCGAAGGCGAGCATCCAGCGGTGTTTCGCCTCGGCAGGGGACAGGCCGGGCACGTTGCGCTGCAACAACTCTGCCCACGGTGTGAGGGAAAACCATCGTTGTGTCCAGTTCAGCTCCCGCCGAGACAGCAGCAGTCGCGACAGCAGGTTCAGGTAGAGGCGCCCGGCCGGGTCGGCGGCCAGCACCACCAGCGGGTCGACGACGACCCGGACCGCATCGGGGACCGTCAACTGTTCGGCGTCGTCGCGGTCGGCCAAGGTCACCTTCCACAGCGGTCCGAGGCGGTCCTCCAGCAGCGCCGACACCAGTCCCACCTTCGAGCCGAAGTGGTAATGCACCGCAGCCGGGTTCACGTTCGCTGCCGTGCAGACCGCCCGAACCGAAACCTCGTCGTATCCCGACTCCAGCAGCAGCCGCTCCGCCACTGTCAACAACCGTTCTCTGGTGCCCGCGTCAACGTTGGCCATGGGCTCATCAAAGCACTGATCGACCGCGGAATCAATCGTTGATTGAAACAGTGATTGAATTCGGGGCGCTATGAGGGTCCGCGGATATGACGGGGTGTGCACGACGCCGGCCGGGTTTCAGTGCACGTGAGGGGGACCCGTTTGGTGGTCCAGTTGATCTATCCCCGCTGTTTCGAGCCACGATCATGCGAGTTGAGGGGTCGAGCTGATTGATGTCCAGAGCGTTTCGAACTCTGTGGGGCTGATGTTACCGAGGTAGCTATGGCGGCGTTCGATGTTGTAGAAGTTGTCGATGTAATCGGCCATGGCGGCTGCTAATTCGATGGTGGTGGCCCATTTGCGGGTGTTGAGCAACTCGACCTGTAACCGTGCCCAGAATGACTCCATAGCGGCGTTATCGAAGCAGTCGCCCACGGTCCCGAAAGAGCCGAGCAGGCCCCATCGCCGCATGTTCTCCCCGAGAGCTCCAGGAGGTGAACTGCGTGCCGTGATCTGCATGCAGAATTGTTGGCCCCCAACGATTCCTGTTAGAGACGGCCATGTTGACCGCGTTGTTGACCAGTGCGGTGTCAGCGGACGTCGAGAACGTACGGGCCACGATCAAGCGCGAGAAGCAGTCCAGGATCGCGCAACAGTAAACCTTCCCGTCGCGAGCGGGATGTTCGGTGATGTCGGTACACCACAGTTGGTTGGGCATCTCGGCGGTGAAGCGCCGATTCACCAGGTCAACGGAGGTGTCAACCCCAATGAGATTCGGTTTTCGCCGCTCTGGGCGCGGCAGCCCATACAGACCGCGTTCGGACATGATGGAGTTGACCAGCTTGTGATTGACGTTCATCTCGTAGTCGGCCAGCAGCGCAGCGCGGACTCTCTTGCGCCCGTAGGTCCCGCGAGAACGCAGGTGGATCTCGGTGATGTGGCTTCTCAAGTTTCGTGTCCACACCCGGCTCGCTGACCTGCGTCGTTGACGACGTTCTCAATTGGTGTCCGCACCGCGAATTCTCGCTTTGATGTCCACTGCCACAGGACGGGGCATTGATTCGCGACGTGCCTACACCGCCCTAACGGGAGTAGTACCCGGCGTTTCGTCACGTGGCGAACAACGTCGTCGACGTCTGCTGTGGACCCAAAGTTGCTCAGCGGCAACGCATCTCTAAATGGGGCTCATGGATACTAGTCATTATCCACGAAACGGCGGCGAGGGCTGGAACGCCCATCGGCAGCCAATACTCATCGCTCCGCCGGCGGTAGCGGTTGCGCTAGTGCGGGGAGTTGTACATCTCGATATAGGCGTGCCCAATGGCGTTCTCAGCCGCCTTGCCCCCGGCGATACTGGTGGCAAATCGTGCTTGGCGCGGTGACGGTTGGCAATGACCATTCCGTAGTAGAGAACTGTGCTGATGTACTCGCCGGATTCCTCGATGGTCAGCTTGATCAGATCGCCTCCGGCGTAGGTGAGGTGCTTCCGCCGCAAACTTGGCGTCCGCCGTAGGGCCGATATGTCCCTCTCGTAGAGTCGTACCAGTTGCTGTCGCGGTCCCCCCGGTAGCGATCCGCGGCGTGGTTAACGTCATGCGGGTTTGGACGGTCGGCCTGAAAGCTGTTCCAAAGCATCTGAATACATCGGTGTCGAACTCTTCTTGGATCGCTGCGGCCCGGTATCGCCAAACCTTCTCCAGATTTCCTGCAGCGAATGAGAGCAACAGAACCGCTACGGCACCGACTCCCCCGACAACGGATCGGACACTCGGGGATTTCACTGCGCAGACTGCCCAGGCGAGAGCGAGGAGAAATACCGCGGCGACTCGCCACGACAGCACGCGTTTGGCATCACAGTAGGTGCGGGCCTGTGCGGCAACGTGGCGGCGCGCGTCGCGGGTATTCTTTGCCTCGAAGATCGAGGGGGTCGTCAACGTCATGCCATCTCCGCTCGGATGAGTCTCGTGTTCGGCGTGCACCGTCCTTCCGCCGGCCGGTAGGACCGGCGGCGATTTAGGGTAGTGGCATTCGGTCGACGAACAATCCGCGCCACTTGTCGATCAGCGGCACGTTCTTTCCCATCGGCCTCCAGAAGAATCGCCTCCTCTGCCGATGCAAGCCAGCTTCGAAGGTGGGTCTGGTCTTGGCTTCTTCGCCAGGTGTCCGGCATTCACGTCGGGGCCCAGGCCTGCTGGGTCAGGCCAGTCCTCGACGATTGGTCCGCCATTGAGGCGAGCAGGAACCGCACTTCTTGACGGACCACTCGGTCCCGGACTGAGTGGTCCGTATTCAACGTGGTTGTCCGGTCGACAGCAAGGTGAGGTGGCTGAGTCCTCGTCGCCGCGGTGCGTTGTGCGCGGTGCGACGAGTGGGGCCGCGGTGCGGGGTCTTACGCGGTCAGGCGAAGCGACAGGTCCCAAAGCCGCTCGGCGTTGTCGGCGTCCAGGGCATAGGGCGCGACGCCGGTGATGCCGAACTCGTCGCGGTGGTCGACGACGGCAGCTTCACGGCAGTCCTCGAAGTAGCGGCCACTGACCCCGGCGACGTGCGGGGATGCGGCCAGCAGGACCGAGGTGGCCGCCCCCTGTTCGGGGGTCTTGACGCGGCTGCCGGCACGGCGGAAGCGTTCGTCGGCGCCGTCTTGGAAGTCCTTCCCGAGGTGGCGTTGCAGGGCGGTCATGATGCCGCCGGGCATGAGTGCGTTGGCGGTGATGCCGTCCCGGGCCCAGCGTTGGGTGACGCCGACGGCGAACAGGACATTCGCGGTCTTGGATTGGCCGTAGGCGCTGAAGGGATCGTATTCACGGAATCGATAGTCGATGTCGTCGAAGATGACCGGGGAGCGCAGGTGTCCACTGGAGCTGACCGAGACCACGCGGGCTCCGTCGGCAGCGGCCAGCGCGGCGTGCAGGCCGGTGGCGAGGGCGAAGTGGCCGAGATGGTTGGTGGCGAACTGCATTTCGTGTCCACTTGCCGAAATCTGCCGGTCCTGGATGGCCATGACTCCGGCATTGTTCACCAGGATGTGCAGCGGCCCGTCCCAGGCGCGGACGAACGCGGTCACGCTGGCCGGATCGGAGAGGTCCAGCGGGGCGACGGTGGTGGATCCGCCGATGTCGGCGGCGACCTTCTCCCCGGCGGCGGTGTTGCGCACCGCGAGGGTGACGGTCGCACCGGCGGAGGCCAGGGCGCGCGCGGTCTCGACGCCGATACCGGACGCGGCGCCGGTGACGATCGCGCGCGCGCCGCGCAGGTCGACGTCGGCGATCACCTCCGCGGCGGTGGAGGTGGCGTCAAACGGTGTGGTGATGAGTTCGGTGGTCGTGGTCATGGGTTCTACGAACGCCATTCTGTGCAGATGTGTTCCAGCGTGGGCTATTTCGAGACGAGCACGTCCGCCTTGGCGGCCGCATCGTCGCCAGCACTACTCCCGCCGGCCC encodes the following:
- a CDS encoding recombinase XerD produces the protein MTIEPQRRNTVRGRPKVTDGSMECARCHREMRRTAATWPDGRICNSCYYEATSLYGDCPSCGFHRLLPGRLDIGDQAVCRDCARIRQNFHCTSCNDERRPYRGNVCARCSLRENLERAFLHPDSPASFTHLIDALCAADRAESIITWKRSDKVQALLRSLGDGTTPLTHDGLDQYEPRGRHVEHLRAILQHHEVLQARDKYLAYFERWIDDKLHPVSDPEIARPIRQFATWHHLKRINDIALAGKPTRGPVHASKQDITEALKFLEWLRDEHGRTIANCTQQDVDQWVTTGPTTRHLIRTFIIWCEKMRVNRSITLGHRQAKTVRALTQDQRLEWIRELLSGDSESLPYRVAGTLLLLYAQPLVKVAAIPMSKVLVAPEGLSLVLGVTPSPVPEPFADLLKRHINSRPNLRTAGADNPWLFPGNRPGEHLHPNTVMDRLRRFGIDLLGARNIALRELVTQVPPPVVAEMLGYSDQVVHRHAELAAQPWGRYVPASRPST
- a CDS encoding IS3 family transposase, translated to MARLLGVSTSGYYKRVKRSDTTELTNREQRKADLTVKVVAHHRDSGGTYGSPRITADLRAAGEQVSEKTVAKIMAEIGLVGISPRTFKVLTAWSSRFR
- a CDS encoding transposase; translated protein: MSRTRRSFTTEYKVEAAHRVIDSGRTIAEVARELGLNEALLGRWVADERRRVEAAAARNEEPLTPAERTELARLRKQVAEQEKDIAFLKKASAYFAANGLK
- a CDS encoding NADH:flavin oxidoreductase codes for the protein MSGPATDVFAPATLGPITLRNRVIKAATFEARSPAGAVTDDLIAYHRAPAAGGVGMTTVAYCAVAPEGRTARDQIVMRPDIVPDLTRLTDAIHAEGAKVCAQLGHAGPVANAASNGVAAISPSRMFSPLAMRATRRPHSAALSRVVADHARAAEVAVEAGFDGVELHFAHNYLVSAFLSPLLNRRRDDYGGSLVNRARLARRIAIAVREAVGDRVAVIAKLSMDDGVAGGLRLEESLQVGRWLQDDGALDALELTVGSSLLNPMFYFRGDAPRSEFARTFQPPLSWALSTAGRPFLRRYPYQDAYLLDHARQFRRELSMPLILLGGITTKATMDMAMREGFEFVAMARALLRDPSLLNRIRQDRDAASLCTHCNKCMVTIFERTHCVLTTEPVTLPDREFIGGSS
- a CDS encoding TetR/AcrR family transcriptional regulator codes for the protein MANVDAGTRERLLTVAERLLLESGYDEVSVRAVCTAANVNPAAVHYHFGSKVGLVSALLEDRLGPLWKVTLADRDDAEQLTVPDAVRVVVDPLVVLAADPAGRLYLNLLSRLLLSRRELNWTQRWFSLTPWAELLQRNVPGLSPAEAKHRWMLAFELIFVQFGDPLAGDRRLTGRQVDTLCTVVSAGLSAPAVNR
- a CDS encoding IS3 family transposase, with the protein product MESFWARLQVELLNTRKWATTIELAAAMADYIDNFYNIERRHSYLGNISPTEFETLWTSISSTPQLA
- a CDS encoding DDE-type integrase/transposase/recombinase, with amino-acid sequence MRSHITEIHLRSRGTYGRKRVRAALLADYEMNVNHKLVNSIMSERGLYGLPRPERRKPNLIGVDTSVDLVNRRFTAEMPNQLWCTDITEHPARDGKVYCCAILDCFSRLIVARTFSTSADTALVNNAVNMAVSNRNRWGPTILHADHGTQFTSWSSRGEHAAMGPARLFRDRGRLLR
- a CDS encoding S-4TM family putative pore-forming effector, which gives rise to MTLTTPSIFEAKNTRDARRHVAAQARTYCDAKRVLSWRVAAVFLLALAWAVCAVKSPSVRSVVGGVGAVAVLLLSFAAGNLEKVWRYRAAAIQEEFDTDVFRCFGTAFRPTVQTRMTLTTPRIATGGTATATGTTLREGHIGPTADAKFAAEAPHLRRRRSDQADHRGIRRVHQHSSLLRNGHCQPSPRQARFATSIAGGKAAENAIGHAYIEMYNSPH
- a CDS encoding SDR family NAD(P)-dependent oxidoreductase; this encodes MTTTTELITTPFDATSTAAEVIADVDLRGARAIVTGAASGIGVETARALASAGATVTLAVRNTAAGEKVAADIGGSTTVAPLDLSDPASVTAFVRAWDGPLHILVNNAGVMAIQDRQISASGHEMQFATNHLGHFALATGLHAALAAADGARVVSVSSSGHLRSPVIFDDIDYRFREYDPFSAYGQSKTANVLFAVGVTQRWARDGITANALMPGGIMTALQRHLGKDFQDGADERFRRAGSRVKTPEQGAATSVLLAASPHVAGVSGRYFEDCREAAVVDHRDEFGITGVAPYALDADNAERLWDLSLRLTA